The Vidua chalybeata isolate OUT-0048 chromosome 6, bVidCha1 merged haplotype, whole genome shotgun sequence genome has a segment encoding these proteins:
- the LOC128789542 gene encoding olfactory receptor 4Q2-like — protein MAQENSSRVTEFILLGLSDTQELTILFFTLFLLAYAMVLLGNLLIIVTVRTDPKLSSPMYFLLCNLSFIDICYTSVTTPRVLVTLLSGHKAIAFEGCMAQLFFLHFVGSSEMFLLTVMAFDRYTAICRPLHYTAIMARGACWALVAACWVGGFIHSTVQTVLMLQLPFCGPNTIHSYFCDVLPIIRLACADTALTEWLMASNSGLISLGCFLVLVASYALILAKVRARVSQGNWKALSTCASHVMAVTLLFMPCIFTYLRPAGTLPTNKYVCVIYTIFSPMMNPLIYTLRSSEMKESMWTLWKCCRTF, from the coding sequence atgGCACAGGAAAACTCCTCCCGCGTGACTGAATTCATCCTCCTGGGGCTCTCTGACACCCAAGAGCTGACAATCCTCTTCTTCACCCTCTTCCTCCTGGCCTATGCAATGGTCCTGCTGGGCAACCTCCTCATCATCGTGACAGTCAGGACTGACCCCAAGCTCTCCTCGCCCATGTACTTCCTCCTCTGCAATCTGTCCTTCATCGATATCTGCTATACCTCTGTCACCACCCCCAGGGTGCTGGTGACCCTGCTCTCAGGGCATAAGGCCATTGCCTTTGAGGGCTGCATGGCccagctgtttttcctgcactttGTGGGTTCCTCGGAGATGTTCCTCCTGACGGTGATGGCGTTCGACCGCTACACGGCCATCTGCAGGCCCCTGCACTACACGGCCATCATGGCCCGCGGGGCCTGCTGGGCCCTGGTTGCTGCCTGCTGGGTCGGAGGCTTTATCCACTCCACTGTCCAGACTGTGCTCATGCTCCAGCTGCCCTTCTGTGGCCCCAACACCATCCACAGCTACTTCTGTGATGTGCTGCCCATCATCCGCCTGGCCTGCGCCGACACCGCCCTCACCGAGTGGCTCATGGCCTCCAACAGCGGCCTCATATCGCTGGGCTGCTTCCTGGTGCTGGTGGCCTCCTACGCGCTCATCCTGGCCAAGGTCCGGGCTCGCGTCTCCCAGGGGAACTGGAAGGCACTGTCCACGTGTGCCTCACACGTGATGGCCGTCACCCTGCTCTTCATGCCCTGCATCTTCACCTACCTGCGGCCTGCTGGGACCTTGCCCACCAACAAGTACGTCTGTGTCATCTACACGATCTTCTCACCCATGATGAACCCCCTCATCTACACCCTGAGGAGCAGCGAGATGAAGGAATCCATGTGGACACTctggaagtgctgcagaaccTTCTGA
- the LOC128789801 gene encoding LOW QUALITY PROTEIN: olfactory receptor 4S2-like (The sequence of the model RefSeq protein was modified relative to this genomic sequence to represent the inferred CDS: inserted 2 bases in 1 codon; substituted 1 base at 1 genomic stop codon), producing the protein MKEFILLGLSENQGVQKIYFVVFLLFYTLTVAGNLIVLTVTSSRHLNSPMYFFLCHLSFVDVCYSSATAPQMISGFRVENNTISFAGCIGQLLGLHFFGCTEVFILTAMAYDCCMAVCWPLHYPALTSCRLCHHMVGISWVGGFLHSSLQTLPTTLLPFXPSKVTHYFCDVHPLLPPACADTRAEDLAAVANSGVRSLSCFLILVTSXVVILVSLRGQTLARWHKALSMCGSHITAVILCLGPSTFVYIRPSGGLSEARSVAVFYTLITPMLNPLIYTLQNGKVKGTMRKLCRRKGGSGNGKG; encoded by the exons ATGAAGGAATTCATCCTCCTGGGCCTCTCAGAGAACCAAGGGgtgcagaaaatatattttgtggtGTTCCTGCTTTTCTACACACTCACAGTGGCAGGAAATCTCATAGTTCTCACTGTAACAAGCAGCCGGCACCTGAACTCCCCCATGTACTTCTTCCTCTGCCATCTGTCCTTTGTAGATGTTTGTTACtcctctgccacagctcccCAAATGATTTCTGGCTTCCGAGTGGAAAATAACACCATCTCCTTTGCAGGTTGCATAGGGCAGCTCCTTGGGCTTCATTTTTTTGGCTGCACAGAGGTTTTCATCCTGACAGCCATGGCCTACGACTGCTGCATGGCTGTCTGCTGGCCCCTGCACTACCCCGCGCTCACGTCCTGCCGCCTCTGCCACCACATGGTGGGGATCTCCTGGGTGGGGGGCTTCCTGCATTCCAgtctccagacccttcccaccACCCTGCTTCCTTT TCCCAGCAAAGTCACACACTACTTCTGCGATGtccaccccctgctccccccgGCCTGCGCCGACACACGCGCCGAGGACTTGGCCGCGGTGGCCAACAGTGGGGTCAGATCCCTGAGCTGCTTCCTCATCCTGGTCACGTCCTAGGTGGTCATCCTGGTTTCCCTGAGGGGCCAAACGCTGGCAAGGTGGCACAAGGCCCTGTCCATGTGCGGGTCCCACATCACTGCGGTGATCCTGTGCCTTGGGCCCAGCACGTTTGTTTACATCCGCCCGTCCGGTGGCCTGTCCGAGGCCAGGAGTGTGGCTGTGTTCTACACACTCATCACACCCATGCTCAACCCCCTCATCTACACCCTTCAGAATGGGAAGGTGAAGGGAACCATGAGGAAACTGTGCAGGAGGAAAGGGGGAAGCGGAAATGGGAAGGGGTAG
- the LOC128789975 gene encoding proto-oncogene Mas-like — MRPSATPILLPTTAIHAPGTNQSGAVGQPEPSYTVLKFMESFCLLSAACGMVGNGLVLWYLGFRIRRNHFTVYILNLAAADFGYLLCIAVETVQYLMQFNVGVQFGIFLFLDLFMYGTGLYLLTAISIERCLSVLSPIWCRTHRPKHLSAVVSGLLWTLSLLLNTLGYVLCTVRPSPRVCQRLLIAIGALDFLVCAPLMLLFSLTLFLRVKCSSQPFQTGRLFTIIMLTILLFLIFAVPLSVLILLDFLGHKFMYSPEIGFVLSCVNSTLNPVIYFLVGSYRDRKFRLTLRLAFQRAFQDSADERDERETRDTVTMSS, encoded by the coding sequence ATGAGACCCTCAGCCACACCAATCCTCCTTCCAACCACAGCCATCCATGCTCCTGGGACCAACCAGAGCGGGGCTGTGGGACAACCCGAGCCGTCCTACACTGTCCTCAAGTTCATGGAGAGCTTCTGCCTGCTGAGCGCTGCCTGCGGGATGGTGGGGAACGGCCTGGTCCTGTGGTACCTGGGCTTCCGCATCCGCAGGAACCACTTCACCGTCTACATCCTGAACCTGGCGGCCGCCGACTTCGGGTACCTGCTGTGCATCGCCGTGGAGACTGTGCAGTACCTGATGCAGTTCAACGTGGGGGTGCAGTTTGGGATATTCCTCTTCCTGGATCTCTTCATGTACGGCACAGGCCTGTACCTGCTGACGGCCATCAGCATTGAGCGCTGCCTGTCCGTGCTGTCCCCCATCTGGTGCCGGACACACCGCCCGAAGCACCTGTCTGCCGTGGTGTCCGGCCTGCTCTGGacactgtccctgctcctgaACACTCTGGGATATGTTTTGTGCACCGTTCGCCCCTCTCCCAGGGTCTGCCAGCGCCTGCTCATCGCCATCGGAGCCTTGGATTTCCTGGTCTGCGCGCCCCTCATGCTGCTCTTCAGCCTCACCCTCTTCCTGCGGGTCAAGTGCAGTTCCCAGCCCTTCCAAACGGGCCGGCTCTTCACCATCATCATGCTCaccatcctcctcttcctcattttcGCTGTGCCCCTCAGTGTCCTCATCCTCCTGGACTTCTTGGGCCACAAGTTCATGTATTCCCCAGAGATTGGCTTTGTGCTGTCCTGTGTCAACAGCACCCTCAACCCCGTCATTTACTTCCTGGTGGGAAGCTACAGGGATCGGAAATTCAGGCTCACCCTTAGGCTGGCATTCCAGAGGGCCTTCCAAGACTCAGCGGATGAGAGAGATGAGCGGGAAACGCGGGACACGGTAACCATGTCCTCCTAA
- the LOC128789703 gene encoding mas-related G-protein coupled receptor member H-like: MEENSTTNLTLNNTLYGSLDWEEFITSECLSIPYTLIAFAGVCLGISLCGLAGNGVVMWFLGFHTKQSPFTVYILNLAVADFSLLLLFLLLMLAFLTIAAFCTSLVPFIHHYRHFVFVLGFLCHVFDLSSLGLLAALSVERCISVLCPIWYRCHRPRHLSGIVSGALWALAGVFVSSLYLTYTYTEDSETVLAGVALAISVVFSLMMLVSNLFLFLKLRCGSRRRQPGKLFVAILLNVLLFFAFGIPFCVEVFLNLPDSGDLFPEDPSLLLALLNCSLNPVIYVLVGSCRRRRFQRSVRVALRRVFEEKAGSDEGSHGPGDTVVEVTAL; encoded by the coding sequence ATGGAGGAGAACAGCACAACAAACCTCACCCTGAACAATACACTTTATGGCTCACTGGACTGGGAGGAATTTATCACATCTGAATGTTTGAGCATTCCCTACACCCTGATTGCCTTTGCAGGGGTGTGCCTGGGGATTTCCCTCTGTGGGCTGGCAGGGAATGGGGTGGTCATGTGGTTCTTGGGCTTCCACACAAAGCAGAGCCCTTTCACTGTCTACATCCTAAATCTGGCTGTTGCTGacttctccctgctccttctgtttctcctgcttATGTTGGCTTTTCTGACCATAGCAGCATTTTGCACATCTTTGGTTCCTTTTATTCATCACTATAGGCATTTTGTGTTTGTCCTTGGGTTCCTGTGCCATGTGTTTGacctgagcagcctggggctgctggcagccctcAGCGTGGAGCGCTGCATCTCCGTCCTCTGCCCCATCTGGTACCGCTGCCACCGCCCCCGGCACCTCTCGGGCATCGTCAGCGGGGCCCTCTGGGCGCTCGCAGGggtttttgtttcctccctcTACCTCACCTACACCTACACTGAAGACTCTGAGACTGTCCTTGCAGGTGTAGCCCTTGCAATTTCCGTGGTTTTCTCCCTCATGATGTTGGTTTCCAACCTGTTCCTGTTCCTCAAGCTGCGCTGTGGCTCCCGGAGGCGGCAGCCAGGGAAGCTCTTTGTGGCCATCCTGCTCAACGTCCTGCTGTTCTTCGCCTTCGGCATCCCTTTCTGTGTGGAGGTTTTCCTCAATCTCCCTGATTCTGGTGATTTATTCCCAGAAGACCCCTCCTTGTTGCTGGCACTGCTGAACTGCTCCCTCAACCCGGTGATTTACGTGCTGGTGGGGAGCTGCCGGCGGCGCCGCTTCCAGCGCTCCGTCAGAGTCGCTCTGCGGAGGGTGTTTGAGGAGAAAGCCGGGAGTGACGAGGGGAGCCacggccctggggacactgtggtGGAGGTGACAGCTCTGTGA
- the LOC128789704 gene encoding mas-related G-protein coupled receptor member H-like, with protein sequence MEENSTTNLTLNNTLYGSLDWEEFITSECLSIPYTLIAFAGVCLGISLCGLAGNGVVMWFLGFHTKQSPFTVYILNLAVADFSLLLLFLLLMLAFLTIAAFCTSLVHLAPLYVDFVFVVELLCHVFDLSSLGLLAALSVERCISVLCPIWYRCHRPRHLSGIISGALWALAGVFVSSLYLTYTEDSETVLAGVALAISVVFSLMMLVSNLFLFLKLHSGSWRRQPGKLFVAILLNVLLFFAFGIPFCVEVFLNLPDSGDLFPEDPSLLLALLNCSLNPVIYVLVGSCRRRRFQRSVRVALRRVFEEKAGSDEGSHGPGDTVVEVTALRGTSGHEARGVW encoded by the exons ATGGAGGAGAACAGCACAACAAACCTCACCCTGAACAATACACTTTATGGCTCACTGGACTGGGAGGAATTTATCACATCTGAATGTTTGAGCATTCCCTACACCCTGATTGCCTTTGCAGGGGTGTGCCTGGGGATTTCCCTCTGTGGGCTGGCAGGGAATGGGGTGGTCATGTGGTTCTTGGGCTTCCACACAAAGCAGAGCCCTTTCACTGTCTACATCCTAAATCTGGCTGTTGCTGacttctccctgctccttctgtttctcctgcttATGTTGGCTTTTCTGACCATAGCAGCATTTTGCACATCTTTGGTTCATCTTGCTCCTCTCTATGTAGATTTTGTGTTTGTGGTGGAACTCCTGTGCCATGTGTTTGacctgagcagcctggggctgctggcagccctcAGCGTGGAGCGCTGCATCTCCGTCCTCTGCCCCATCTGGTACCGCTGCCACCGCCCCCGGCACCTCTCGGGCATCATCAGCGGGGCCCTCTGGGCACTCGCAGGggtttttgtttcctccctcTACCTCACCTACACTGAAGACTCTGAGACTGTCCTTGCAGGTGTAGCCCTTGCAATTTCCGTGGTTTTCTCCCTCATGATGTTGGTTTCCAACCTGTTCCTGTTCCTCAAGCTGCACAGTGGCTCCTGGAGGCGGCAGCCAGGGAAGCTCTTTGTGGCCATCCTGCTCAACGTCCTGCTGTTCTTCGCCTTCGGCATCCCTTTCTGTGTGGAGGTTTTCCTCAATCTCCCTGATTCTGGTGATTTATTCCCAGAAGACCCCTCCTTGTTGCTGGCACTGCTGAACTGCTCCCTCAACCCGGTGATTTACGTGCTGGTGGGGAGCTGCCGGCGGCGCCGCTTCCAGCGCTCCGTCAGAGTCGCTCTGCGGAGGGTGTTTGAGGAGAAAGCCGGGAGTGACGAGGGGAGCCacggccctggggacactgtggtGGAGGTGACAGCTCTGCGAGGCACTTCTGGACATGAGGCACGTGGAG tgtgGTAA